In Mercenaria mercenaria strain notata chromosome 15, MADL_Memer_1, whole genome shotgun sequence, a single genomic region encodes these proteins:
- the LOC123546196 gene encoding uncharacterized protein LOC123546196 → MNVLILIILLLRIMSAMGDQQCDCSALTFLKQLVQQEMFERKLEISMLRSEMRKVSTVPKLLETTNSMEDVHTRVEKLEQRFSMLENASDIGPQEKDAPLEA, encoded by the exons ATGAATGttcttattttaattatattgttGTTGAGGATTATGTCGGCGATGGGTGATCAACAGTGTGATTGCAGTGCTCTAACATTTCTAAAACAACTTGTCCAACAAGAGATGTTTGAGAGGAAGCTAGAAATCAGCATGCTACGATCGGAAATGAGGAAAGTTTCAACAGTGCCTAAATTACTTGAAACCACCAACTCGATGGAAG ATGTTCATACGCGTGTAGAGAAACTGGAACAACGATTTTCCATGCTGGAAAATGCATCGGATATAGGCCCACAAGAGAAGGACGCCCCACTGGAAGCTTAG